In the genome of Botrytis cinerea B05.10 chromosome 13, complete sequence, one region contains:
- the Bcphy1 gene encoding Bcphy1: protein MLPDTEDIAQLPKDNEVKSMEAASRSSSRTRTSTGGSTPVPVSPITKPRLWPSDIPKGYTASSAHATSSWSASSDKQLGSPSSTTNDRVFPIRSVVSVDPTQTPSSFSARNSASGEMNDYFPRPPSLSSRDGGGRGVRYSDSDGKTTPRQRGQTESSADPRRADRKSSTSTNRSDFRGSRLQQFLDNTSDRSASTRNSSAKQSSTGNVPGNMSGNMSGNVSVSDDGGLGGLVTARFKHIVTAEGHAIITGRDGEVLQKCEDEPIHIPGAIQGFGLLIALSEHEDNQLLVRLVSENSQRMIGYTPQELFRLDSFLDILSEDQQENLLDHIDFIRDEEADPASNGPEVFTISIRHPRTRRSKKLWVAMHINPVNPEMIICEFELDDDQVYPLVPEQEMTPEPPEDTLNSNPTKEEFDESTVNTSKPLRVLRNARKRKGEAAAMEVFNIMSQVQEQLATASTLAVFLKTLVGVVKELTGFHRVMVYQFDAAYNGRVVTELVDPRATKDLYKGLNFPASDIPKQARELYKVNKVRLLYDRDLETARLVCRGVEELENPLDLSYAYLRAMSPIHIKYLANMAVRSSMSISINAFGELWGLLACHTYGPKGMRVSFPIRKMCRLVGDTASRNIERLSYASRLQARKLINTVPTQANPSGYIIASSDDLLKLFDADFGLLSIKGETKILGKIDQSHEALAMLEYMRMRKIKTVVTSQDIKQDFPDLRYPPGFNVIAGLLLVPLNSEGDDFIVFFRAGQIRNVKWAGNPYEKFIKEGTEGYLEPRKSFKTWNETVIGKCREWTEEQVETAAVLCLVYGKFIEVWRQKEAALQSSQLTRLLLANSAHEVRTPLNAIINYLEIALEGALDQETRENLAKSHSASKSLIYVINDLLDLTKTEEGMDLVKDEIFDLPAAIREATDLFKGDVKRKGIEYTVVEHPGVPQFVHGDQRRVRQAVANITANAVQHTSSGFVRIEIWLQEIIDNRVNVEIVVEDSGAGMSNQKLDTIFRDLEQVDGDPLFEDESNEKALVDGNRTIGLGLAMVARIVRNMDGQLRLKSEVGKGSRFVIQLPFFLPEDDSQNSGNQEKAAFLSSSSVSPPLATPPPAGTPGEVTLVKSSSHLRQSAPDSSSLARKHSTEEIASLHSFRSNNSSKASGKSDVDRFIDAISGPVGNTQGEPLKRVNSRDRQSLNSMPETALSSRSGQSAKLKRSASYTTPDCLKLEELRTVGSETVAGSKTPVRAVRMPNEFSEGTNDKSTPPVSAKVKFNLHIPSTSSQGGAHEDAPREISPKTESNPLNIDNLKVLVAEDDPVNSRIINKRLDKGGHDVYHTINGEECASAYGDNVKKSSATASLADKRFDVILMDMQMPIVDGLTSTKMIRSFEKTYLDLSPRAKLNGRVPIFAVSASLVERERQTYIDAGFDGWVLKPIDFKRLNVLLKGIVDSKVRDSCLYQPGQWERGGWFHKMQPSALQSSTAPSNKSPVQNPPQKGPEPLQPDKDSLDSDTGSTTPMGDKKRPLIYDERLNATNEALNATADVDVGPHYNLPTADERPVMDVSTENDTSAVDKSLEDNTGENTKPETASDASAGVNSDPTTKNDLEEIDVSGAAEPSPDSTKVEESTAETTNNSEVPESTE, encoded by the exons ATGCTGCCGGATACTGAAGACATTGCCCAATTACCGAAGGATAACGAAGTAAAATCAATGGAAGCAGCTTCTCGGTCTTCATCTCGGACGCGAACTTCAACGGGTGGCTCTACACCTGTTCCTGTTTCCCCAATCACAAAACCGCGACTATGGCCATCCGACATCCCCAAGGGCTATACTGCCTCGTCTGCTCATGCAACATCTTCCTGGAGCGCTAGTTCGGACAAGCAGCTTGGTAGCCCATCATCTACTACTAACGACCGGGTTTTTCCAATACGAAGCGTCGTCAGTGTCGATCCGACTCAGAccccatcttcattttcagcCAGGAATTCGGCCTCGGGTGAGATGAATGACTATTTCCCACGCCCCCCAAGTCTATCAAGCAGGGACGGAGGTGGGAGGGGTGTGAGATACTCGGATTCGGATGGAAAGACAACTCCTCGCCAAAGAGGTCAGACGGAATCTAGTGCTGACCCCAGAAGAGCAGATCGCAAGTCGTCTACCTCTACAAATCGTAGTGATTTCAGAGGCAGTCGCCTGCAACAGTTCCTCGACAATACGTCTGATAGATCTGCTAGCACACGCAATTCCAGCGCAAAACAATCATCGACTGGAAATGTGCCTGGAAACATGTCTGGAAACATGTCTGGAAATGTGTCTGTATCCGATGACGGTGGACTTGGAGGGTTGGTAACGGCCAGATTTAAGCACATCGTGACTGCAGAAGGGCATGCCATTATTACTGGTCGTGATGGAGAGGTTTTGCAGAAATGCGAGGATGAGCCAATTCACATTCCCGGAGCTATACAAGGCTTTGGCTTACTCATTGCATTATCAGAGCATGAAGATAATCAGCTTTTGGTTCGTCTTGTTAGTGAAAACTCCCAAAGGATGATAGGATATACGCCCCAGGAGCTTTTTCGACTGGATAGTTTTCTAGACATCTTGAGCGAGGATCAACAG GAAAATCTCCTTGatcatattgattttattcgCGATGAAGAGGCGGATCCTGCCTCAAATGGCCCAGAAGTTTTTACAATCTCTATTCGCCACCCAAGAACTCGTAGATCTAAAAAGCTTTGGGTAGCTATGCACATAAACCCTGTCAACCCAGAAATGATCATCTGCGAGTTTGAACTCGATGATGACCAAGTCTACCCTCTCGTTCCCGAACAGGAAATGACGCCCGAGCCCCCAGAGGATACACTCAATAGCAACCCAACGAAGGAGGAATTTGATGAGAGCACGGTCAATACAAGCAAACCCCTTCGAGTCTTGAGAAACGCTCGAAAGCGCAAAGGTGAAGCCGCTGCTATGGAGGTCTTCAATATTATGTCCCAGGTACAAGAGCAACTTGCCACTGCATCGACCTTGGCTGTTTTTCTGAAGACTCTTGTAGGCGTGGTTAAAGAGTTGACAGGGTTTCATCGTGTCATGGTATACCAGTTCGATGCTGCATACAACGGTCGAGTGGTTACTGAGCTTGTTGACCCTCGAGCAACCAAAGATCTCTACAAAGGACTGAATTTTCCGGCATCGGACATTCCTAAGCAAGCTAGAGAATTATATAAGGTCAATAAAGTTCGTCTTCTTTATGATAGGGATTTAGAAACTGCACGACTCGTCTGCCGCGGCGTCGAGGAGCTTGAAAATCCTCTTGATCTATCATATGCTTATCTT CGAGCCATGTCACCTATACACATCAAATATCTGGCAAACATGGCAGTTCGATCCTCAATGTCTATTTCGATCAATGCGTTCGGCGAGTTGTGgggcttgcttgcttgtcACACTTATGGCCCGAAAGGAATGCGAGTCTCTTTTCCTATTCGAAAGATGTGCCGACTGGTGGGTGATACTGCGTCAAGGAATATCGAAAGATTGTCATATGCTTCACGACTTCAAGCTCGCAAGCTCATCAATACAGTTCCAACACAAGCCAACCCTTCTGGTTACATAATAGCGTCCTCTGACGATCTTCTAAAGTTGTTTGATGCTGATTTTGGCCTCCTTTCGATAAAAGGAGAGACTAAGATATTGGGCAAGATCGATCAATCTCACGAGGCACTTGCTATGCTGGAGTATATGCGAATGCGTAAGATAAAAACAGTTGTCACCTCTCAGGACATCAAACAAGACTTTCCCGATCTTCGATATCCCCCAGGATTCAACGTCATTGCGGGCTTACTTTTAGTACCATTGAACTCAGAGGGCGATGACTTTATCGTCTTTTTCCGTGCTGGACAAATCAGAAATGTTAAATGGGCTGGCAATCCGTACGAAAAATTTATCAAAGAAGGCACTGAGGGCTATCTAGAGCCGAGGAAAAGTTTCAAGACGTGGAATGAGACTGTGATTGGAAAATGCCGTGAATGGACAGAGGAACAGGTGGAAACTGCTGCCGTGCTCTGTCTTGTTTATGGAAAATTCATCGAG GTCTGGCGTCAAAAAGAAGCTGCACTACAAAGCAGTCAACTGACACGACTGTTGCTGGCCAATTCGGCTCACGAAGTCAGAACCCCTTTAAACGCAATTATTAACTACCTGGAGATTGCGCTCGAGGGTGCATTGGACCAAGAAACAAGAGAGAACCTAGCTAAATCACACTCTGCCTCCAAGTCACTAATTTATGTCATCAACGACTTGCTAGACTTGACGAAAACTGAAGAAGGCATGGATCTGGTCAAGGATGAGATTTTCGATCTTCCTGCTGCTATAAGAGAGGCAACCGACTTGTTCAAGGGCGATGTGAAGCGAAAGGGCATTGAATATACTGTGGTCGAGCATCCTGGTGTTCCACAATTTGTGCATGGAGATCAAAGGCGTGTTAGGCAAGCAGTTGCTAACATCACGGCAAACGCTGTGCAACACACGTCAAGTGGTTTTGTTCGTATTGAAATCTGGTTGCAAGAAATTATCGATAATAGAGTCAATGTCGAAATCGTTGTTGAAGACAGTGGCGCTGGTATGTCGAATCAAAAACTTGATACGATTTTTCGAGACCTCGAACAAGTTGATGGCGACCCTTTGTTCGAAGATGAAAGCAATGAGAAAGCTCTCGTTGATGGTAATCGTACTATAGGTCTTGGTTTGGCAATGGTAGCTCGAATTGTTAGGAATATGGACGGTCAGCTACGTTTGAAGTCAGAGGTTGGAAAGGGATCGCGATTTGTCATTCAGTTacccttcttccttcctgAAGACGATTCACAAAATTCCGGGAATCAAGAGAAGGCTGCTTTCTTGAGTTCATCATCTGTATCACCACCGCTTGCGACGCCACCTCCTGCAGGTACCCCTGGCGAGGTGACCCTCGTCAAGTCATCGAGTCATCTCAGACAATCAGCTCCCGATTCATCTTCGCTTGCTCGCAAGCACAGTACAGAAGAGATTGCAAGTTTGCACAGCTTCAGAAGTAATAACAGTAGTAAAGCTAGCGGGAAAAGTGATGTGGATCGATTCATTGATGCTATCTCTGGTCCAGTTGGCAACACACAGGGAGAACCTTTGAAGCGTGTTAATAGCAGAGACCGACAAAGTCTAAATAGTATGCCTGAAACTGCACTTAGTTCGAGATCAGGTCAATCCGCAAAATTGAAACGCTCAGCCTCGTACACTACGCCTGATTGTCTCAAATTGGAAGAGTTACGAACTGTGGGAAGCGAGACTGTTGCTGGCAGTAAAACACCAGTGAGAGCTGTCAGGATGCCCAACGAATTCTCGGAAGGTACGAACGACAAAAGTACTCCTCCAGTTTCTGCGAAGGTgaaattcaatcttcatatcccatcaacatcttcacaaGGGGGAGCACACGAAGACGCGCCTCGTGAAATATCACCTAAAACAGAGTCAAACCCTTTAAACATAGATAATTTGAAGGTTTTGGTCGCCGAGGATGATCCTGTCAATAGTCGTATAATCAATAAGAGACTGGACAAAGGTGGCCATGACGTTTACCACACCATAAATGGGGAAGAGTGCGCAAGTGCATACGGAGACAACGTCAAGAAGTCCTCTGCAACGGCCTCATTGGCAGATAAACGTTTTGACGTAATACTCATGGATATGCAGATGCCGATAGTCGATGGACTTACTTCAACAAAAATGATCAGGTCATTCGAAAAGACTTATCTCGATCTATCGCCTCGAGCCAAGCTCAATGGAAGAGTACCTATTTTCGCCGTATCAGCTTCTCTTGTTGAGCGTGAACGGCAAACATATATCGATGCTGGTTTTGACGGCTGGGTATTGAAACCGATCGACTTCAAACGTTTGAACGTTTTACTCAAAGGCATTGTTGATAGTAAAGTTCGAGATTCGTGCCTGTACCAACCAGGACAATGGGAGCGCGGTGGTTGGTTTCATAAAATGCAACCGTCAGCATTGCAATCCTCCACGGCCCCCTCTAACAAATCGCCAGTACAGAACCCTCCTCAGAAAGGACCAGAACCTCTTCAACCTGATAAGGATTCACTTGACAGTGACACTGGCTCTACAACCCCGATGGGAGACAAAAAGCGGCCATTAATATACGACGAAAGGCTGAATGCTACGAACGAGGCTCTCAATGCTACGGCCGATGTTGATGTAGGACCTCATTATAATCTTCCGACTGCTGATGAAAGACCTGTGATGGATGTTAGCACTGAAAATGACACATCAGCCGTCGATAAATCTCTCGAAGATAATACCGGAGAGAACACTAAACCTGAAACTGCCAGTGACGCATCCGCTGGTGTGAATTCTGATCCCACTACCAAAAACGatcttgaagagattgatgtCTCAGGCGCTGCGGAACCATCGCCTGATTCCACAAAGGTTGAAGAATCAACTGCAGAAACCACGAATAATTCTGAAGTACCCGAGTCAAcagaataa